Proteins from a single region of Punica granatum isolate Tunisia-2019 chromosome 8, ASM765513v2, whole genome shotgun sequence:
- the LOC116215949 gene encoding mitochondrial import inner membrane translocase subunit TIM22-4-like yields the protein MASSSSSATEPSSDISLPESGAAEKPQVKPLRLPTAEEIRGQDIWNNCAVRSVVSGVMGGGLGLAMGLLLGALDNPVMQDEMTGKQQFIYAAKQMGRKSWSSAKAFAVMGFVFSAAECVVEKARAKHDTTNTVIAGCVTGGAISAKGGPKAACAGCAGFAAFSVVIEKFLDSHS from the exons ATGGCTAGTAGTAGCAGCTCCGCGACTGAACCGAGCAGTGACATTTCTCTGCCGGAGTCGGGAGCAGCCGAAAAGCCTCAGGTTAAGCCCCTGAGGTTGCCGACGGCGGAGGAGATTCGAGGCCAAGATATCTGGAACAACTGTGCGGTCCGTAGTGTTGTAAGTGGAGTAATGG GAGGTGGGCTGGGGCTAGCTATGGGTCTGTTGCTTGGTGCTCTGGACAATCCTGTAATGCAGGATGAGATGACGGGAAAGCAGCAGTTCATTTATGCTGCCAAGCAAATGGGCCGGAAGAGCTGGAGCTCAGCGAAAGCATTTGCTGTTATGGGCTTTGTTTTCTCGGCTGCAGAGTGTGTTGTTGAGAAG GCCAGGGCAAAACATGATACCACAAATACAGTCATCGCTGGGTGTGTCACGGGCGGTGCAATATCTGCAAAAG GTGGTCCAAAAGCAGCATGTGCGGGTTGTGCTGGATTTGCAGCATTTTCGGTCGTCATCGAGAAGTTCCTTGACAGTCATAGCTGA
- the LOC116189547 gene encoding replication protein A 32 kDa subunit B-like, producing MMYGSQFDGAAAFSGGGFMPSQTTQATDPSAFSPAKNRDSQSLLPVTVKQISAAVLSSDDRVNLLIDGIDVNNVTLMGKILNKAERVTDVTFSLDDGTGRIECNKWFNESLDTNEAEGIWDGMYVRVHGHLKSFQGKRQLNVFSIRPVTDFNEITTHFIECIYVHVYNTKLQKSQGGLNMQPQMTNPLTSTPFKVQPVAPSNQFSAQPVIDGLSHNIKMVLDCLQRPQYLKVIRGAHIDDVAQQLNLPLEKVKEAIHYLEEEGLVYSTTDEYHFKSTGNA from the exons ATGATGTATGGAAGCCAATTCGATGGCGCTGCGGCCTTCTCCGGCGGCGGTTTCATGCCCTCGCAGACCACTCAGGCCACCGATCCCTCCGCCTTCTCCCCCGCCAAG AATCGGGATTCTCAGTCTCTGCTTCCAGTGACCGTGAAGCAGATAAGTGCTGCTGTGTTGTCAAGCGATGACAGAGTTAATCTCCTCATTGATGGCATTGATGTCAACAAT gttaCTCTGATGGGTAAAATATTGAACAAAGCCGAAAGAGTAACTGATGTCACTTTCTCACTAGATGATGGCACAGGGCGGATTGAATGTAACAAATG GTTCAATGAATCATTGGACACCAATGAAGCGGAAGGCATCTG GGATGGAATGTATGTCCGGGTTCATGGACATTTGAAGAGCTTTCAAGGCAAAAGGCAGCTCAATGTCTTCTCTATCAG GCCTGTCACTGACTTCAATGAGATTACAACTCACTTCATTGAGTGTATCTATGTCCATGTGTACAACACCAAGCTACAG AAATCTCAGGGTGGCCTTAATATGCAACCCCAGATGACAAATCCATTGACAAGTACCCCCTTCAAAGTGCAACCTGTTGCCCCTTCGAATCAA TTTTCTGCCCAACCTGTGATCGATGGACTCAGTCACAACATCAAAATGGTCCTGGACTGTCTGCAGCGCCCTCAATACCT GAAGGTGATAAGGGGTGCACACATCGATGACGTCGCTCAGCAACTGAATCTTCCACTCGAAAAAGTCAA GGAAGCAATTCATTACCTTGAAGAGGAGGGACTGGTTTATTCAACGACAGATGAGTATCACTTCAAGTCTACTGGCAATGCCTGA
- the LOC116189123 gene encoding uncharacterized protein LOC116189123, whose translation MEGHVTKSSVLYGDKKNDLFFNKIISRASSMGCSSRGNYYYRSHEGVPFEWEMEPGTPKDPPRAAAPLPPLSPPPAVLSLSLPKPCMEDRDQPRKEFPSSLMRLDAWKKLIKKYRLPKFKKEVKRVYGDEDQHKVNKTSRASDVDKFEDSFDFWSSDPRDDFMVSPARSSNSSSGSSLSFPNGPAMESNSVSSLHDQPRSCIPFKLNTILVYVAKRS comes from the coding sequence AGAATGATCTCTTCTTCAATAAGATCATTTCGAGAGCATCCTCCATGGGCTGCTCGTCTCGGGGCAACTACTATTACCGGAGCCACGAGGGTGTCCCGTTTGAGTGGGAGATGGAGCCAGGGACGCCCAAGGACCCTCCAAGGGCCGCTGCTCCCCTTCCTCCCCTCAGCCCGCCTCCTGCGGTCCTCAGCCTGTCCCTCCCGAAGCCATGCATGGAAGACCGCGACCAGCCTAGGAAGGAGTTCCCCTCAAGTTTAATGAGGCTCGACGCGTGGAAGAAATTAATCAAGAAGTATCGGCTGCCCAAGTTCAAGAAGGAGGTGAAAAGAGTGTACGGCGATGAAGATCAGCACAAGGTCAACAAAACCAGTCGTGCATCGGACGTCGATAAGTTTGAAGACAGTTTCGACTTCTGGAGCTCCGATCCAAGAGATGATTTCATGGTTTCGCCGGCACGGAGTTCGAATTCTTCATCAGGGTCGTCTTTGTCCTTCCCCAATGGACCGGCTATGGAGTCAAACAGTGTTAGTTCTTTGCACGATCAGCCAAGGAGTTGTATTCCGTTTAAGTTAAATACCATTTTGGTTTATGTCGCAAAGAGAAGTTGA